The following are from one region of the Rhodopirellula sp. P2 genome:
- a CDS encoding Gldg family protein: MALNNVSMALISLLTKDAIFLLILLMVVSALARTKQAAFAVMKRNFIGYFSNPTGYVFLCIFVFLTSVAAFWPYEFFNSNLATLDQLNYWFPVIMLVFIPAITMSIWAEEKRQGTDELLLTLPADDFDIVIGKYMSAAAIFTSSLLFSQLSTFTTLAILTEGSLDTGLIFTTYLGYWFVGLAMIAIGMIASFLTGNLTVGFILGALFNAPLAFASLADSVSPSQRVAEWVRDSGIARPFDDFGRGVISSSSIIYFILVAAVALYVCMVLIGRRHWTGGKDGNSMAWHYVARSLALVLFTVGAVMLFRSKDVVRADMTEGKVSSLADATKTLIRELDDDRPIVIDAFISKEVPELYAKTRYELVNLLKEFRSEAAKNGRTIEVNLYDGIDLFSEDAALAADRFGIEPVTRMFREKGAYTQKQLILGAAFRSGLEKVTVPIFEYGIPVEYELVRSINTVARGTRKRLGIVATDARLMGGTVMNGMSMQRIDKHPLVDELAKQYDVEEVDLSGPITPGVYDALVAVQPSSLAPQQFDRLTAAIQAGVPTAIFEDPRPIGAQYVTATGDAKQAQGGMFGGGGASPKGDIRQLWDVLELNVPGQPGMQGLFSPELVWQQHNPYPNLDTANELWLFIDEQARGVQPGEALSDDSPITSGLRQVLAILGGAVYAKKDATLKHTALLSTGPLSGTLPSQVVGQVMTGQTTLAQEIQGVNPNVPIAMAIEANKSAEGSDSEAAGIKAVYVADMDIILPEFLLIRADPDQISDMRFQFQNVTFALNVIDWLTGDTSFIDVRNHEPIYASLRMIDSVKEEAASLVRKRSREFQTQYDETIREAQEKSDQEVQALREEIEKLQEDRETGSVPQSVLREKLTAFQIKQANQQRILDVQKAKLQNEREQKIQDVRREAEQEVTAIQNQVKTAAVILPCIPPLIVGIMVFASRRLRERENISKSRLK; the protein is encoded by the coding sequence ATGGCGCTCAACAACGTCTCGATGGCCTTGATCAGCTTGCTCACGAAAGACGCGATCTTTCTGTTGATTTTGCTGATGGTCGTGTCCGCATTGGCCCGCACCAAGCAAGCCGCCTTCGCGGTGATGAAGCGAAACTTCATTGGTTACTTCAGCAACCCGACGGGGTACGTTTTTCTCTGTATCTTCGTGTTCCTGACTTCGGTCGCCGCGTTTTGGCCTTACGAGTTCTTCAACTCAAACTTGGCCACCTTGGATCAGCTGAACTACTGGTTCCCTGTGATCATGCTGGTCTTCATCCCCGCCATCACGATGAGCATCTGGGCGGAAGAAAAACGCCAGGGCACCGACGAATTGCTGCTGACGTTGCCCGCCGATGACTTTGACATTGTGATCGGGAAGTACATGTCAGCCGCGGCGATTTTCACCTCGTCGCTGCTGTTCAGCCAACTCAGCACGTTCACCACGCTGGCCATTCTCACCGAAGGCAGCCTGGACACCGGGCTGATCTTCACGACTTACTTGGGGTATTGGTTCGTCGGTTTGGCGATGATCGCGATCGGCATGATCGCTTCGTTCTTGACCGGGAACTTGACCGTTGGCTTCATCCTCGGTGCGTTGTTCAACGCTCCGCTTGCGTTCGCTTCGCTGGCTGACTCGGTCAGTCCCAGCCAACGTGTGGCGGAATGGGTCCGTGACAGCGGGATCGCTCGTCCGTTCGATGACTTCGGCCGCGGTGTGATCAGTTCCTCCTCGATCATCTACTTCATTCTGGTCGCTGCGGTTGCCTTGTACGTCTGCATGGTTCTGATTGGGCGTCGTCACTGGACAGGTGGCAAAGACGGCAACTCGATGGCCTGGCACTATGTCGCTCGTTCGTTGGCGCTCGTGTTGTTCACCGTCGGTGCGGTCATGTTGTTCCGTAGCAAGGACGTGGTGCGGGCAGACATGACCGAAGGCAAAGTCAGTTCGCTGGCGGATGCAACGAAGACACTGATCCGTGAACTCGACGACGATCGACCGATCGTGATCGACGCGTTCATCAGCAAAGAAGTCCCGGAACTGTATGCCAAGACTCGTTATGAATTGGTCAATCTGCTGAAGGAATTCCGCAGCGAAGCCGCCAAGAACGGGCGCACGATCGAAGTCAATTTGTACGACGGGATCGACTTGTTCAGTGAAGACGCGGCCCTCGCCGCAGATCGCTTTGGGATCGAACCCGTCACGCGAATGTTCCGTGAGAAAGGGGCCTACACCCAGAAGCAATTGATTCTTGGTGCCGCTTTCCGCTCGGGGCTCGAGAAAGTCACTGTGCCGATTTTTGAATACGGCATTCCCGTTGAATACGAGCTTGTTCGCAGTATCAACACGGTTGCTCGCGGCACCCGAAAACGATTGGGCATCGTCGCCACCGACGCTCGCTTGATGGGCGGCACGGTCATGAATGGCATGTCGATGCAGCGGATTGACAAACACCCCTTGGTCGACGAACTCGCCAAACAATACGACGTGGAAGAAGTCGACCTGTCTGGTCCGATCACCCCCGGCGTGTACGACGCTTTGGTGGCCGTTCAGCCTTCCTCGTTGGCTCCTCAGCAATTCGATCGTTTGACCGCTGCGATTCAAGCTGGCGTTCCCACGGCGATCTTTGAAGACCCGCGGCCCATTGGCGCTCAGTACGTCACTGCAACCGGCGATGCCAAGCAGGCACAGGGCGGCATGTTCGGTGGCGGTGGTGCTTCGCCCAAGGGTGACATCCGTCAATTGTGGGATGTGTTGGAACTCAACGTTCCTGGCCAACCTGGCATGCAAGGTCTGTTCAGTCCCGAGTTGGTTTGGCAACAGCACAATCCTTATCCCAACCTCGACACGGCCAACGAACTTTGGTTGTTCATCGATGAGCAAGCACGTGGGGTTCAGCCCGGCGAAGCGCTCAGTGACGACAGTCCGATCACCAGTGGTTTGCGTCAAGTGCTGGCCATTCTCGGCGGTGCGGTCTACGCCAAGAAAGACGCGACGCTGAAGCACACCGCGTTGCTTTCCACTGGACCTCTGTCAGGAACTCTGCCGTCGCAAGTGGTGGGGCAAGTCATGACGGGACAAACGACATTGGCTCAAGAGATCCAAGGCGTCAATCCAAACGTGCCCATCGCGATGGCGATTGAAGCGAACAAGTCCGCGGAAGGCAGTGACTCCGAAGCCGCCGGCATCAAAGCCGTTTACGTGGCCGACATGGACATCATCCTGCCTGAGTTCTTGCTCATTCGGGCGGATCCCGACCAAATCTCGGACATGCGGTTCCAGTTCCAGAACGTGACGTTCGCATTGAACGTGATCGACTGGTTGACCGGCGACACGAGCTTCATCGATGTTCGAAATCACGAGCCGATCTACGCCAGTTTGCGAATGATTGACTCGGTCAAAGAAGAGGCGGCCAGCTTGGTTCGCAAACGGAGTCGTGAATTCCAAACGCAGTACGATGAAACGATTCGTGAGGCTCAGGAAAAGAGCGACCAAGAAGTGCAAGCGTTGCGGGAGGAGATCGAGAAGCTGCAAGAAGATCGGGAGACCGGTTCCGTTCCGCAGA
- a CDS encoding ABC transporter ATP-binding protein, which produces MATATTADTTTSPESTAGGRKPMIEAVGLSKFYGPFAAARDVTFNVGEGELVAFLGPNGAGKSTTMKMLTGYIAPSEGFARIAGHNMMDDRIAGSRRLGYLPENGPLYPEMTPKGMLEFFADARGLSPRIKRDRIEAVVDICDLSSVMYKPISKLSKGFKQRVGMSQALLHEPDVLIMDEPTAGLDPNQIRGVRKTMRRLSETKTILLSTHILQEVEAMADRVVMINEGRMVYDGSVEGLRTTGKGDLDEAFHHLTGQSESEPDEKA; this is translated from the coding sequence ATGGCAACAGCCACAACGGCGGACACAACGACCTCCCCCGAATCCACAGCGGGCGGTCGAAAACCCATGATCGAAGCGGTGGGGCTGAGCAAGTTTTATGGCCCCTTCGCGGCCGCGCGCGATGTCACTTTCAATGTCGGCGAAGGTGAACTGGTGGCCTTTCTGGGCCCCAACGGTGCCGGGAAAAGCACGACGATGAAGATGTTGACCGGCTACATCGCTCCCAGCGAAGGGTTCGCTCGGATCGCCGGTCACAACATGATGGACGATCGCATCGCGGGCAGTCGTCGCCTGGGATACTTGCCCGAAAACGGGCCTCTGTATCCGGAAATGACGCCCAAAGGGATGCTGGAATTCTTTGCCGATGCTCGTGGTTTGTCGCCTCGCATCAAACGCGATCGGATCGAGGCGGTGGTCGACATCTGTGACCTCTCGTCGGTGATGTACAAACCGATCAGCAAACTGTCCAAGGGTTTCAAACAACGGGTCGGGATGAGCCAAGCTCTGCTGCACGAACCCGATGTGTTGATCATGGACGAACCCACGGCTGGTTTGGATCCCAACCAAATTCGTGGCGTCCGGAAAACGATGCGACGACTCAGCGAGACCAAAACGATCTTGCTCAGCACGCACATTTTGCAAGAAGTCGAGGCGATGGCCGACCGGGTTGTGATGATCAACGAAGGTCGGATGGTCTACGACGGTTCGGTCGAAGGTTTGCGAACCACCGGCAAAGGCGACCTGGACGAAGCGTTCCATCACTTGACCGGACAATCCGAATCCGAGCCTGACGAAAAGGCTTGA
- a CDS encoding DUF6800 family protein: protein MAGTERRREISRLRARRKKTINLLQRVKAGTMEKTEAARKLRKLTPGADVIIKREGLA, encoded by the coding sequence ATGGCAGGAACCGAACGTCGTCGCGAAATTTCACGTCTGCGAGCCCGTCGCAAAAAAACCATCAACCTGTTGCAGCGAGTGAAAGCCGGCACGATGGAAAAGACCGAAGCCGCTCGCAAGCTTCGTAAGTTGACTCCTGGTGCGGACGTCATTATCAAACGCGAAGGTCTCGCCTGA